The genomic stretch TAATGTATTGAAGACCAGCGTATAAAGTTTCAGTTGTACGTGGTCCTGTCAACTTTGGGTTAACCAACATAAGCACTCTTCTTTCGGCAAGTTCAGTTGGTACTAAACGCCCAGATTCATCTAAGATTGGTTTCAATTTTTTGTAGTTCCAGAGGTGAGGCACAGATGTTGGCTTTGGCTTTGGAGGAGATAAGTCCTTCAAGATATGCCATAAGGGTGCGACATTCTCTAAGGGCATGCTCTTTAAAAAGGCATCATTGTCCTGAGTTTCCTGAGTTTGTGGTGTAGCAGCTGGAGCCATTGTTAATTTGTTGTATTTGAAATGTTAAAATTCCAAATTAATGAAGCAGAAGTAGTTCGAATTGTAGTTTATATACGATTTGCAATATATGGTACTTTTTAAAACTGGGTCCCGATATTTCGGATGGGAATATGTGGGGTCGGCCTGTGGAGTGCGGAGTCGGGAACTTGTTCCGTCCCGACTTCATGGTGCGAGAATTTGAGATCGCGGATTTTTAAGCAACGTAAATCTGAGCCGACACCAAACTGAAAAGTTTCGGAACTTTGATCCGATGCActtttgttcaagtttcttgaaagagGTGGCGCCATGGACTTAATAAATAGCAGAGCAAATCCTGTTAGGGGAATTGTCTTGATTAACGAAACACCTATTTACAAAAAAGATCAATAACAAAAACAATGACCGctacttggaaaagattaATCAGATTCGTCGCTCAAGACGGAAAGATCTACAGAGGTGAACCTATCGTCTCTGATGCTGAATATGATGTTGGTAAGCAATTCTTGCAAGGAAAGCTTATCAAGGCCAAGGTTGTCACTGGTGACATCTTTGATGATGCTGTTGTGACCGACGAAGTTAAGGAAGTAAAGACTTTGTTGGGTCCACTTACTCCAGACGATGTACCCATGGTAAAATGTATCGGTTTGAACTATATGAAACATATCCAAGAAGGTGGAAGAACCCCACCACCATACCCATCTGTTTTTTACAAAACCCGTTTCAGTGTGGCTGACTTTGGTGAAGACATTCCAATTCCTAAGATTGCTCAATCTAAGGTTGACTACGAAGGTGAATTGTGTATTGTTATCGGCAAGACAGGTAAGAacatcaaagaagaagaagcattgAGCTACGTTGCTGGTTACGTTGCTGGTAACGACGTTTCTGCTCGTAACTGGCAAAAGGATCCAGAGTTCGCAGGTGGTGTTCCACAATGGTGTTTCTCTAAGAGTTTTGATAAGTACGCTCCTTTGGGTCCAGCCTTGGTTTCTACTCAAGTGATCCAAAACCCAGGCACTCTTAACTTGCAAACTACAGTCAACGGTGAAGTGCGTCAAGACACTAACACCAACGATCTTTTGTTCGGAGTTCCAAGAATcatttctttcatttcCCAAAACACTACTTTGGAAAAGGGAACTGTCATTAT from Scheffersomyces stipitis CBS 6054 chromosome 2, complete sequence encodes the following:
- the FML1 gene encoding degradation of aromatic compounds (fumarylacetoacetate hydralase 5-carboxymethyl-2-hydroxymuconate delta-isomerase.~go_funtion catalytic activity~go_process metabolism); its protein translation is MTATWKRLIRFVAQDGKIYRGEPIVSDAEYDVGKQFLQGKLIKAKVVTGDIFDDAVVTDEVKEVKTLLGPLTPDDVPMVKCIGLNYMKHIQEGGRTPPPYPSVFYKTRFSVADFGEDIPIPKIAQSKVDYEGELCIVIGKTGKNIKEEEALSYVAGYVAGNDVSARNWQKDPEFAGGVPQWCFSKSFDKYAPLGPALVSTQVIQNPGTLNLQTTVNGEVRQDTNTNDLLFGVPRIISFISQNTTLEKGTVIMTGTPSGVAMGMKPAPVYLKNGDIVEVAIEQIGTVSNKMAFE